Sequence from the Equus caballus isolate H_3958 breed thoroughbred chromosome 6, TB-T2T, whole genome shotgun sequence genome:
CATATGCTTGGTAGAATCAGTGGCATTTTCGAATATTTGGCTACATTCCTGACCCAAAAGAATCAATGCTGGAGGATGAATTTTCAAACAAGACTTCCTTTCCGCAGTTAATAAAAGGTGGTCACCTGACTCTGGAGGATACCCTCCTGTGTCAAAATCAAGATCTGCTTTAGTCCTTTGATCCGGAAGAAGCCTTCATGCCACTGGAAGGAAGCTAATTGCCTTTCGAAAATCAGAATTctagaaaaataaggaaagaaaatgcattttaccaccatactttaaaaatgatatttaagcAGTACATGCTCCAAagtggcaagaaaaaaaagaccaaaaaaacctAGTCTTTATATCACCTATATTTTTCCATCAATTTCAATATATCTCATTATTGCATTATTTGCATGTGCATTTTATTCAGGGAGAATGTGGatttttttgtgtgctttttctaGCCCTTTTTTTAGTGTTTCAAATGCTCTCTACATTCTTGGAAATGATCTACAGAGTTGCTGGGGGCAGCATTGTACATCtgtgcaatatttttaaataactcattTCTCACATTCCCTGTcaactttctttcattttctgcccATTTTCTTTCTCAGACCATTAAAGATATTGCTATTCTGTCCTGTTCCCCTTGGGCCTTTGGGGCAGAGAGGGCTCTCATAAGAACTCGTAGCCACTATTTTTGAGACAGTGCAGgttgtttctttctctgaaatgCCATGTGTGATCCCCGACCACGCAGACAGACCCCTACTATAACAATGACCATCATGCCTTTCCTGCCACTCAGCTCAAGAGAAAGATCTCTCTCTTCCACAGTGTTAGGCAGACTGCCATGAATGCACGTGCAGGTGGAAAGGGAAATACAACAGGGAAAGGAAGTGAGCAAGAAGAATCTCTCCTCACTTATTGTGCTAGAGGAAAGCTTAATCAAAACAGACATATACTCACTACAGATGGCAACTCAAGGATCTATGGGGTTAGTTAATAAGAAAAGAGTTATAAGGAATCATTAATTTCTACCATTTGTTGTTCTTATCTCCCCCACCCcttcatttcaatttcaaaagacTGTTTCATCATTCGCTATGTCAGTGTTAGCAAGTCTTTTGTTTTGACCTGATTAAAGAAAATTCCTTGGTGTGCTCATAAAAAGTAAACATCACTAGCTTTAAGCAATTTCCTTTGGAGTCTGGTGTTTGCAGCTTCATGAAACTTAAAAGGGATTAAAGAATGTAAAACTTGGACAATTATAAATTGGgctgaatttaaatttttagtCAGCTTGATTTTCATAGTTCATCTGCATATCAAAGTCAGTGGGGTAGAACTTGGTCAAGTTATTCAGGCTACATTAAGATAAATGAGGATGAATAAATGTGTCCATGCTTTTGGCCCCAGTCAAATTTGAGGTAATTTAAGTTCGAGATAGGTTTTAATAAATCTCAAGAAACCTATGATTGCCTTCATATTAATGAATATGATACATATACGCTAATGCCTTTCCTGGTGCAGTTTAATGTCCtttcagagtttttgtttttaagcttttgaaGTCCAGTCATCTTTAAGAGTTTATTTTGCCCATTAGTTTGAGATGAAAACACTTCAAACTATTGTCAATTTTGGCTCTTTAGAAAGCTGCTGTTTCTTTGTAACACAGAGTGAAGCAGAGCTGTGACAATAATTCAGCTAATTTAATCAGCATAGACAGCTAATTTATGTAATCCAGCTCCCACAATCCACTTTGAGGCAAATTATCTGTATTGACTGTCAACACTCATCACATTAGCAAGGTAACCACCAGTTTTCCACTTCACTTTATACTGAGAAGCCAAGGGGATCTGTTCAGTTTAATTTGTGTAAGAGTCCCACAAGAATACTTGCATTCAGCACCCACAAACAAAACCCCACATGCTCCACACCACTCCACCACCCTAAAATGCCACACTTCAGGTATTTTCCCTTGGAATTGGGcctgaaaaatgaattaaaatagacatggcatagcagcttttttttttttttttttttgagaagaataacttagaactttttttttcgtATCAAATAAATGTTGTCTGTGAATTCTCTTGTGGGAAGCAGTCATTTTGTTAACTTGGAAACCATCTGGCTGAAAATAAAGAAGCAAGATGAGGGTAGCATGAGGTGGGGGTACTTTTTGTGTAGTCACCTTGAGGATTGTCATTAAGGAAAAAAGCCCAATTGTTTCATGGTCCCATTAGTACCACTGCAGTTCCTTAACACGGGGACTGTTGGAGGTAATGAGTATGATGGCTGTGGATTATGCAGTATGCTTTTCATACATTTTGAAAGATGATAATGTTCTATGCTGTGGGATCTACTTGGTTATGAGAGAAAATCTGTAGCTCTGTTTCAGGAAAGGATAAAAGGCAtaagaatcctttttttttttttatcaccttttcttccttctgagaGGTGAACTATCTGAGGCTGGTATTCTGAAGAGAATCATTATGATAAAAGGAACTGGTCAGGCATCGCCATTTATATTTACCCTATTTTAGCATGAGTTCTCACGAACCTAATATAATGTACTAATGTATTCTTTTGCAGCTGGATGAAGGCTGGCTGGAAGATGAAAGGAATGAATTCTTAGAGGAGTTAAACTTGGAGATGTTGGAAGAACAGCATAATGAAGCAATGCAACGCACTGCCAATGAGGTGGAGCAGGTAGGGCCAACAATTTGAACTACATCATTTGTAATGTTGCcagttctttttttaaggtataaccataaatggagtgaaaaacaaaatcaaagagtTTGATCAAACATCTCTTTAATGGTAATTTTTGAGAGCAAAGGACCATCTCAAGTGAAGTAGAGAGAATAAATacgattttttttctattaagaatATTTCtagttcagagaggttagggaCCATTGTTGATAGAGTACAGTAGTATTCAAATGTTGACCCAAGTACTGTTCAGCCTGATGCAGAAATTTAATActaaaaatgcatatttcttctcAATATGCCAGCTGGGGACAAACTATATCTCATGAGGTAACCCCTTCCCCCAAAagtaattttatactttaaaatattaatgtatcTATTTGAATATTTAGGCAACTATAGGATGATGATGACATGATGTAAGCCATCAatcttatttgtgtctttggtaTCATGATTACACCTATATACTCCTGAATAGGAGTAGTTCTATTTCAGATTATTGACATCGTTTTGCTGTAGGGTCACAATCATTCAACAAAAAATTCTGAGCTCCTTATATGTTCCAAGTACTACACTTGATCCTgagaatgcaaagaaaaatgagcaaagtccTGCCCTTAATTAATTCATagctaataaaaaaaatcacagtgtgGTCCATGGGAAACTGAGTCttaggatttttttcatttttgttgttttcctactGGATAAAAACAAGATTAGTATATGCTAGATTTTTTATGTCAGATTCATGTCATTCATCTGCtgatataattttattaacaCTTCTGCTGTCAGTTTACTGATTTGTTTAATTATAATACTATTCTAAACACTAATTCTTAACACAttctaaaagataatttttttaaaaaatccttacaGTTAGGCTTAGGAACATGAAACACATACATCTTATCACATTACCAAGCTGAGTGATGAAATATCTTGATGCTAGCATCCCATAACAGAAaggtatgtgtgtggggggtgcATGTCTATATATTAAGTAAATCATGAAATTGAAAACTACAGTGTCATCATAGCCATATGTGCTATACTTTGTGCCGATCATGGATGCCCACTGGCCACTTCACGAAAATAGTTCATGCTCAAAAGTGATGCTGTGACTGTGGTGATTGCTTTTCAATATAGGTAGGACAGATTGAAATTTTTATGTACGACTTCAACACCAGCcacaaataaagatattttttggtGGCAGCTGCTGGTTACAAGCAAGAAAGTCCTTCCTCCAGGCTTTTTCTCTCTCGGATACAAAATGTGACCTGATACAGAATTGACAGGAGGATGTTGgaatagagaaagaaggaagaaatccTGTCCAAGTGAAGTGATATGGTGTCAAATGCTGCCTACTCATCAGACGTAATACAAATGCTAGGTCTTTTGAGGTAACACTAGATGGTCCCGGAGGTTAGATTCTCATTGTCTGGAAATTTTTCTTCACCTTGAGACTGAAAAATGATGAGAAGTACAGAAACCTTTAAAAGTTCTTTGCCCTTATAAACAATAATACTACATTAGAAATGTCTTGGTAGAAACATTGCCTGTCACTATAATAATTCCGTAGGGAAATGATAAATGATAGAGTAGCGTTACATTAGAAACCAGGAATTCTAGGTTTGAGGATGGAAAACTCTTTATGTTCACATTGCTCATAAAACAGTTACAAAGGAAAgggaaattcaataaaaaataaagtgtatatccatattttaaaactaaaatatgtatCCATATGAAAGTTTCACTTTACCTACTATCCTTGGTCCTATGGCTGCTGGTGACACATTGTGCATCTCCCATCACATAATTTGTCTGTATCATTCATACTGcgtataaaataagaaaagaaatactagCCACTTTGTGGTTTTTGAGCTCATTAtagatatgagaaaaatataaatgtaagtaGTGTGGTGTGTAAACTCATATGTTCAATATCAGTAACATCCTTTGGGGGTTTTATGGTGCAGTGTGCAGATGTCAACACATTTGATACTACTGTCAGCTTAGAGCAAGGGGCGTGGGTATGTAACAAGCTTCCCATTGTTAGttacataaaactttaaaatcaaattcactatgttttcaacaaatgaggaaaaatattctAGGGAAAGATTGAGAATCCTAGAACAACATGAGATACATGGTCATGTTCTCTTCCCTCCAGTTTATGTTACATTTTGTTCTGCCATTACTtctgtgaagaaaataataattatctgGAGAGACCCTTTCAGACCTGTTTTAGAATAACTTGATCACGCATTCTGTCCTTGTAACACTAACAGgcttaattatatttaattgtataattacatatataataatatagaGATCAAATGGTGAGTAAACTTAGATATAAGGAAAATACAATCTAGAAACTGCTGTGTAGACTACTATATGATAAGTGATGGAGGAAAAAGTAACTTTACCCTATTCACAGAGAAAGAACTACACTTGCATCTCCTTAGGGCAGTGACAGTTAATTGTTCTGCCTGAGACCAAAAATTACTAGCAAGTGAAgtttacatacatatttaaatatgtgtgtgtgtatttacatatatatgccaaaatattttttgacattGTGCCCATGTCTGGCAATCAATGCTGCTTAGACTTTCATGAGAACTGTCATTTTATTCTCAGTAGAATAAAACTCACCTTTGAAGGAAATTACTGgttaaaagtagaaaaatcttTGTAAGTGACCCAAATGAGTCTTATGAGGTTGTTGCTGTTTTTCAGTAACATGATTTGGAGATGCACTGAGGTCAAAGCACAGTATCTAGGAATGTGGCATCCTGGACATATAAGAAATCCTGACACTGGGAGATGGCACTGGCCTTCTAGACCTCTCTGCTGTTAATCCCCATCTGGGATTAAGGTTCTTTATCTATAGAGAGAAGGTCCTGGGCTCCAGCACTAACCTATTCCTGAAATTTTGCAGTGTTGGGCTAACCATTATTACTGTATTACTAGATCAGTGATGTTTCCTGTGAACTTGAGGaaagttcagaaaaaaaatagtaataacatGACACAGCTTCTGAACTCCAGGCCTTCATATCGCTAAAGACCGTTTAGACATTCTGTCTTACTCCTCATCTTGTGTGTGTATTATCACCTCAGAAACTCATAAATTCACCTCATTTACACACCTTTACTCCGAAGTTTCCCAAGTAAGGGAAACCTTTCAGCTAAGAATCACTTATTTAAATGTGTCCTGTTTTATTTATCCCCACCTGTCAAAGCCATAGTTAagcagcttttgttttctttacttcctTGCATAAAAAGCTGCCATGAGCTAATTgcctttatttctaaaattattatggATACTAAAATTAGAGCAGCTTTCTAGGAACTGCCCTTTTGCCAAGAAGCATTGCTTTTTCAAGCAAGTTTTTCAACAATTGGCGTTGTTCgaaataattaattttctttgttctctgaacTTTGTTATCCTAgccaaagaaacaagaagaagaagaaggtacGACAGACACAGCAACATCCTCATCCAACAACCATGAGAAGGACAGTGGAGTGGGGCGCACCGACGAAAGCTTGCGAAATGATGAGAGCTCGGAGCAGGAGAACGCAGCTGAGGATCCCAACAGCACATCTTTGAAGAGCAAGAGAGAGCTGGGGCACAGCCAAGACACTCTAGGAAGCGTTGAGCTTCAGTGCAATGAGAGCTTCGTGTCTGGTGAATACATTGACTCAGACTGCACTGGCAACCAGGATGAGGAGTGTGAAAGGTTCCGGCAGCTCTTGGAGCTCAAGTGCAAGATTCGAAACCATGGAGAGTATGACCTGTATTACTCGAGCAGCACAATAGAATGCAATCAAGGGGAACAAGAGGGAGTGGAGCATGAGCTACAGTTGCTTAATGAAGAACTAAGAAATATTGAACTCGAGTGCCAGAATATCATGCAGGCTCACAGGCTCCAGAAAGTGACAGACCAGTATGGAGACATCTGGGCACTGCATGATGGAGGATTCCGAAATTATAACACCAGCATAGACATGCAAAGGGGAAAGCTAGATGACATCATCGAACACCCAGAAAAGTCAGACAAGGACAGTTCTAGTGCTTACAACACAGCTGAAAGCTGCAGAAGCACTCCGCTCACTGTGGACCGTTCCCCTGACAGTTCCCTTCCAAGAATGATCAACCTCACCAATAAGAAAAACCTGAGAAGCACAATGGCAGCCAGTCAGTCCTCCTCTGGACAGAGCAGTAAAGAGTCGACCTCGACCAAAGCCAAAACCACTGAACAAGTTTGCGGCATTGAAGGCAAGGAGAAGATTTCAGAAAGCAACAAGCTTTCTGATCAAGAGAAGGCAGGCAGCGAACACATCCCTTACCTCTCTCCTTATCACAGCTCCTCATATAGATATGCCAACATCCCAGCCCACGCCCGGCATTATCAGAGCTACATGCAGTTAATTCAACAGAAATCTGCTGTCGAGTATGCACAGAGTCAGCTCAGTTTGGTGAGCATGTGCAAGGAGTCTCAGAAGTGTTCAGAGCCCAAGATGGAATGGAAGGTGAAAATTAGGAGCGACGGGACACGGTACATAACAAAGAGACCAGTGCGAGACCGGATTCTGAAGGAACGTGCCTTAAAGATCAAGGAGGAGCGGAGTGGTATGACGACAGACGATGACACCATGAGCGAGATGAAAATGGGGCGCTACTGgagcaaagaggagagaaagcaacACCTGGTTCGGGCCAAAGAGCAGCGTCGGCGCCGAGAGTTCATGATGCGGAGCCGGTTAGAGTGTCTTAAGGAGAGTCCTCAGAGCGGCAGCGAGGGCAAGAAGGAGATCAACATCATTGAACTGAGTCACAAAAAGAtgatgaaaaagagaaacaagaaaattttgGACAACTGGATGACAATCCAAGAACTGATGACCCATGGAGCCAAGTCTCCTGATGGCACACGAGTTCATAATGCCTTTTTGTCAGTCACCACCGTATGACCGAATGAatggaatgcaactgattttaaGAGGGTGCTACCAGTTTGGGTAGAGTATGATTGCCTCGTTCAATGTGgcgtttttatatatattttgtgactctttatagtttaaattttttgtaaGCAAAAATACCtggtaatttttcatttgtttttcatatcCTGGTACCTTCTTTTGGGCTGAGATCTTTCTTTAACCTGTGATATATTCATATTactcatttatatataaaataacaaacaaaaggaaagagaacaaaaaaaacTTGAACAAACATACTGAGGAGCCGATTAATTTCCTACTTTAATGTATCTATTGTAAGTTAAGATCTGGATTTATTTCTCtagtttacttattttctactttaatAACAACTCAATGCCAAAACATTTCTATGCTTGCTTCCTGGCATAATATGTATTAAATCAACCTTGTTAATAAATCATGTGCCACATCTTGTCCTATACATAAAAACCACCTCTTTTTAACATCCTGTTGTACATTTAACACATAAATGACCGTTGTCTTTGTCTCAGTAAAGTGTAGGTGGACAATCTTCCTGTGATATGTAGTGACATTGGTCATGTAGCTAGATAATTGTGGTAATTGtgacaataaaagagaaataaattattgatTATCCTTAAGAAAGTTATCAAtgagtgttttattttcattgtctgcTGTGGTTACCAGATATAAATTAGTTATATATGTATACTATTTAGAAGACTCTCAGTTGTGGATTATAAAATGTGTACATTTTCTATCActgtttttcaataaaattgtCTTGAAATACTTCCAGTATATCATTGTGTCACATATTAGTACCAGGATTAAATTCGATCATGTATGTAGAGCATCTAACAGATGCTAActaaacattcaataaacatgAGTTCCTGCTCTCCTTGCCTGCCACCCATGtaaggaaaaatcaataaaaatttagGGAAGTT
This genomic interval carries:
- the PDZRN4 gene encoding PDZ domain-containing RING finger protein 4 isoform X1; the protein is MGFALERFSEAVDPDLECKLCGQVLEEPLCTPCGHVFCARCLLPWAARRRRCPLQCQPLAPGELYRVLPLRSLIQKLRIQCDYRARGCDHSVRLRELAAHVERCDFGPTRRHHRRRGCGSGPGCRGGGNVPARGRGGPAPGAYRGGGARGAPPGGRCGSGPGPGPQVLAWRRREKALLAQLWALQGAVQLTVRRYQEKFTQYMAHVRNFAGDLGGGHSPDGEHKPFTIVLERENDTLGFNIIGGRPNRNNQEETSTEGIYVSKILENGPADRADGLEIHDKIIEVNGKDLSKATHEEAVEAFRNAKEPIVVQVLRRTPLSKPAYGAAPEVQLMNASTQTDITFEHIMALTKLRPPTPPVPDICPFLLSDSCHSLHPMEHEFYEDNEYLSSLPADADRTEDFEYEEVELCRVSSQEKLGLTVCYRTDDEEDTGIYVSEVDPNSIAAKDGRIREGDRILQINGEDVQNRGEAVALLSSDECKRIVLLVARPEIQLDEGWLEDERNEFLEELNLEMLEEQHNEAMQRTANEVEQPKKQEEEEGTTDTATSSSNNHEKDSGVGRTDESLRNDESSEQENAAEDPNSTSLKSKRELGHSQDTLGSVELQCNESFVSGEYIDSDCTGNQDEECERFRQLLELKCKIRNHGEYDLYYSSSTIECNQGEQEGVEHELQLLNEELRNIELECQNIMQAHRLQKVTDQYGDIWALHDGGFRNYNTSIDMQRGKLDDIIEHPEKSDKDSSSAYNTAESCRSTPLTVDRSPDSSLPRMINLTNKKNLRSTMAASQSSSGQSSKESTSTKAKTTEQVCGIEGKEKISESNKLSDQEKAGSEHIPYLSPYHSSSYRYANIPAHARHYQSYMQLIQQKSAVEYAQSQLSLVSMCKESQKCSEPKMEWKVKIRSDGTRYITKRPVRDRILKERALKIKEERSGMTTDDDTMSEMKMGRYWSKEERKQHLVRAKEQRRRREFMMRSRLECLKESPQSGSEGKKEINIIELSHKKMMKKRNKKILDNWMTIQELMTHGAKSPDGTRVHNAFLSVTTV
- the PDZRN4 gene encoding PDZ domain-containing RING finger protein 4 isoform X2 yields the protein MGFALERFSEAVDPDLECKLCGQVLEEPLCTPCGHVFCARCLLPWAARRRRCPLQCQPLAPGELYRVLPLRSLIQKLRIQCDYRARGCDHSVRLRELAAHVERCDFGPTRRHHRRRGCGSGPGCRGGGNVPARGRGGPAPGAYRGGGARGAPPGGRCGSGPGPGPQVLAWRRREKALLAQLWALQGAVQLTVRRYQEKFTQYMAHVRNFAGDLGGGHSPNNQEETSTEGIYVSKILENGPADRADGLEIHDKIIEVNGKDLSKATHEEAVEAFRNAKEPIVVQVLRRTPLSKPAYGAAPEVQLMNASTQTDITFEHIMALTKLRPPTPPVPDICPFLLSDSCHSLHPMEHEFYEDNEYLSSLPADADRTEDFEYEEVELCRVSSQEKLGLTVCYRTDDEEDTGIYVSEVDPNSIAAKDGRIREGDRILQINGEDVQNRGEAVALLSSDECKRIVLLVARPEIQLDEGWLEDERNEFLEELNLEMLEEQHNEAMQRTANEVEQPKKQEEEEGTTDTATSSSNNHEKDSGVGRTDESLRNDESSEQENAAEDPNSTSLKSKRELGHSQDTLGSVELQCNESFVSGEYIDSDCTGNQDEECERFRQLLELKCKIRNHGEYDLYYSSSTIECNQGEQEGVEHELQLLNEELRNIELECQNIMQAHRLQKVTDQYGDIWALHDGGFRNYNTSIDMQRGKLDDIIEHPEKSDKDSSSAYNTAESCRSTPLTVDRSPDSSLPRMINLTNKKNLRSTMAASQSSSGQSSKESTSTKAKTTEQVCGIEGKEKISESNKLSDQEKAGSEHIPYLSPYHSSSYRYANIPAHARHYQSYMQLIQQKSAVEYAQSQLSLVSMCKESQKCSEPKMEWKVKIRSDGTRYITKRPVRDRILKERALKIKEERSGMTTDDDTMSEMKMGRYWSKEERKQHLVRAKEQRRRREFMMRSRLECLKESPQSGSEGKKEINIIELSHKKMMKKRNKKILDNWMTIQELMTHGAKSPDGTRVHNAFLSVTTV
- the PDZRN4 gene encoding PDZ domain-containing RING finger protein 4 isoform X3; protein product: MGCNLCTFQKREEHYKLLYEVSQVNGKDLSKATHEEAVEAFRNAKEPIVVQVLRRTPLSKPAYGAAPEVQLMNASTQTDITFEHIMALTKLRPPTPPVPDICPFLLSDSCHSLHPMEHEFYEDNEYLSSLPADADRTEDFEYEEVELCRVSSQEKLGLTVCYRTDDEEDTGIYVSEVDPNSIAAKDGRIREGDRILQINGEDVQNRGEAVALLSSDECKRIVLLVARPEIQLDEGWLEDERNEFLEELNLEMLEEQHNEAMQRTANEVEQPKKQEEEEGTTDTATSSSNNHEKDSGVGRTDESLRNDESSEQENAAEDPNSTSLKSKRELGHSQDTLGSVELQCNESFVSGEYIDSDCTGNQDEECERFRQLLELKCKIRNHGEYDLYYSSSTIECNQGEQEGVEHELQLLNEELRNIELECQNIMQAHRLQKVTDQYGDIWALHDGGFRNYNTSIDMQRGKLDDIIEHPEKSDKDSSSAYNTAESCRSTPLTVDRSPDSSLPRMINLTNKKNLRSTMAASQSSSGQSSKESTSTKAKTTEQVCGIEGKEKISESNKLSDQEKAGSEHIPYLSPYHSSSYRYANIPAHARHYQSYMQLIQQKSAVEYAQSQLSLVSMCKESQKCSEPKMEWKVKIRSDGTRYITKRPVRDRILKERALKIKEERSGMTTDDDTMSEMKMGRYWSKEERKQHLVRAKEQRRRREFMMRSRLECLKESPQSGSEGKKEINIIELSHKKMMKKRNKKILDNWMTIQELMTHGAKSPDGTRVHNAFLSVTTV